A single window of Macrobrachium nipponense isolate FS-2020 chromosome 31, ASM1510439v2, whole genome shotgun sequence DNA harbors:
- the LOC135207032 gene encoding cuticle protein AMP1A-like: MKFVIIAALATVALAAPQYSYDAPAGRSSADSSEEVAILRDERVHEDDGKYNFDFESENGIRFSEAGSPDGDEDAIVSAGQYSYTAPDGTEVVVKYVANENGFQPESDLLPVAPEFPHPIPQFVLDQIAFAAEEDARRARDGSREAPSRSYGAPQ; encoded by the exons ATGAAGTTT GTGATCATCGCTGCCCTGGCCACCGTGGCCCTTGCTGCCCCTCAATACAGCTACGATGCCCCTGCTGGCCGCTCCAGCGCCGATTCCTCCGAAGAAGTAGCCATCTTGAGGGACGAGAGAGTCCACGAAGACGACGGCAAATACAACTTCGACTTCGAATCCGAAAATGGCATCAGGTTCTCCGAGGCTGGATCTCCCGACGGAGATGAGGACGCCATCGTCAGTGCTGGACAATACTC CTACACTGCTCCTGACGGTACCGAAGTCGTTGTGAAATACGTCGCCAACGAGAACGGCTTCCAGCCCGAGTCCGACCTTCTGCCAGTAGCCCCCGAATTCCCCCACCCAATTCCCCAGTTCGTGCTGGACCAGATCGCCTTTGCTGCTGAGGAAGACGCCCGCCGTGCCCGTGATGGCTCTCGCGAGGCTCCTTCCAGGTCCTACGGCGCCCCTCAGTAA